Sequence from the Castanea sativa cultivar Marrone di Chiusa Pesio chromosome 12, ASM4071231v1 genome:
GGGATTGCTCATTGCTCTCCGTAAGGGTTTATCTATCAAGacatttatggtatgtgcttgaaaatatggcttgagcttcCGAGCCACAGTCACAAGAGCAAATGCAAGTTTTTCCATCTGAAGGTATCTCTCTTCTGCTCCTCTTAGTGCCCGGCttataaagtacacgggcttttgtacctttccttcttctttgaTGAGAGCTGCATTGACCGTGGCTGAGGAGAtggcaaggtacaggaacaattcttcccccAGCATAGATGGGCTAAGCAACGGCAGAGCGGAGAGATATATCTTTAACTCTTTAAATGCCTTTTGGTACTCGTCTGTCCATTTGAAAGATCTCTTCAGTGTTCGGAAgaatgggaggcatttgtctgttgctcttgatacgaacctatttaaggctACTATCTTCCCGGTCgagctttgtacttcctttaccgtccttGAAGAAGACAGTTCCATAATCGCCTTtactttctctgggttgactttAATGCCCCTCTAGGacaccataaatcccaagaattttcatGCGGTTACTCCGAACGTGCATTTGTgcggattcagcttcattttgtatgtcTGAAGAGtattgaaagtctcctggaggtccctcagatgatcagacacctttacgctttttaccaacatattgTCCACGTAAACCTGCACGTTTCTGCTGATTTGGTGCGCGACcattttgttcatcaatctctgatacgTGGCTCCCATGTTTTTAAGCCTGAAAGGCATTACtttatagcaaaaaagcccctggCTTGTTACAAATGAGGTTTTTTCCTGATCAGTCTTATCCAATTTGATTTGCTTGTAAccggagaaggcatccatgaagctcaaaagttcatgtcttgcggtggagtctaccagggtgtcaatgcgtgggagtgggtaactgtCCTTAGGGCAGGCTTTATTCAGATCCGTAAAGTCGACACACATTCTTCACTTCCCATTGGAattcttgaccattactacatttgccaaccaatcagggtagtacacctcgcgTATGAAGTCTGCTTCTTGTAGCTTATGCACTTCTTCTActatggctcgatctcgttCGGGGGTGAACACTCGCTTTTTCTGTCGTACTGGAGAGAAAGAGGGTAATGCGTTCAACCTGTGAACTATGACTATTGGATCTATTcctggcatgtcctcgtgactccatgcaaaaacttcttggttttctttaagGAATAATGCGTGCGCTTGCCGGACTGTTTGGTAGGCGAGGGTGTCGATTCTGGTTGTTCGGtcgggcctagaatcatccaaTTGTACTTCTTCTAACTTTTCCACCGGTTCTGCCATtgttctctgttcctcgatattcattgcttgtaggtggtcatccatttccatcatggcgacATAACACTCCCGTGCAGCCACTTGATTTCCCTGCAGTTCTCCAGCTCCGTATTCGGTGAGAAATTTGATcattagatggtaggtagaagtgacagccttccatgcattgagagtgggccATCCAAGGATGGCGTTATACGCTGAAGAGCAATTAACCACGAGAAAagaaacatccttggttatttgctgtggGTAATCTCCCACCGTCACAAACAACATGAAGACGCCTAAAGGATAGACCCTTGTTCCTCCGAAGCCAACAAGAGGTGCATTCGTTAGGACCAATCATTCTTTAGCAATCTCCATTTGCTGGAATGCAGGGTAATAGAGGATATCTACTGAGTTTTCGTTGTCTACCAAAACTTGATGCATGTTGTAGTCTCCTGCCCTTATGCTGACCACGAGCGCGTcgtcgtgtgggtggtgaaggcgtcgcgcATCCTCTTCCGAAAACTCGATGCTGGGGCAATCCCGTCGTGTTGCTTTTAGTGAGGAACCTATCGACTGGACACTTTGAACCGTCCGCAAGTAGGTCTTTCTAgcctttttggatgaccctGCAGAAGTAATGCCCCTTACAATCATCTGTATATCTCCTACAGGTGGTTtgggacgctcgttttcccgtcgGGGATTCTGTTCCTAGAGTTGATccatttctctccttcctcacaaacctctgcaaccttccttgcctgataagggcctcaatttgttgcttcaagtcataacagtccatgtatcgtggccatgatccCCATGAAAACAgcagtatctatctcttggcctcttgttcggatctcccttcagcttgccaggaaacgtcaaggttccttcatctttgatctgcattaacacttggtcaattggggctatGAGGGGGTTGAAGTTTGTAAATCTTCCCGTAGGTGGTTTGGGTCGTCGATCTTCCCGTCGTTCTCTAGTCCTTGCCATTTTTTGTCCTTTGTCCGGTTgtgtatcttcctgtctttccctcttTCTAGGCTTGTCCTCTCGATCtagcaaggcatcctctgcATTCATATACTTTGTCGCCCTGTAAAacacatcggacatagtcttttgGTCATTCTTGTACAGagaaaacaagaacttaccctttcgtAGCCCGTTtatgaatgctgccacaagtatcttgtcatctacCTCGTCTATCAAAAGGGCTTCCTTGATAAAGCaggctatgtatgatcttaatgtctcgtcttctcgttgcctAATATTCAACAGACACGcagtagacttcttatgccggtgactcccgataaaatgtgatacgaactgtgcgcctaattccttaaaagtgctgatggaattagtgtcagcctactgtaccagtctctcgcaggccctttcaaagtggtgagaaaagccctacacatgatttcgtccAGTACGCCATGAAGATACATTAGGGTCCTGAAAGAtgccaagtgatccaatgggtccttggatccgtcgtaattctccacgtgaggcatgcgaaactttggaggaagggggcatgaattcacaagcgctgtgaaaggcgaatctgttctatggactaggtcgtccaggtcgCTGGAGACTCGTCCTCTAAgagcgttcatcatcacatccatacgttccctcatctcctgcatcttaGCTACTATGTAAGTCGGCAAGGTGTCCGAAACGAATGGTCGGTTGGTCTCCTGCCGCTCcggtctagtcggagcgttgctaccctcaggcccttccgcgttccttccttctGGACTAGCACCTTCTTGGTCTTCCTCAGGTGCACTttggtgtgcattcctttgtcgCAGTTGCTCTTTTAAATCAcgattctgcttggtgaggcgctcaaccgccgctgtaagcatttggacttgcctctctagagctgtgGCGTGCAGTTCGTtgccttgattgttggttgttgccatcgatcgagtgagtaccatgcaactttttgtctcaggaatagagcaaaggctaaataATCTTTCCCACAGAtagcgccaactgatgatgccgaaaaaatcaccagtaagttgtAAGCACTCTTCAAaccgaagcaacacctgcaaaaaaaaaatagaagacctaacagagagcaccagtgtggtgccggccaaaaaccctccgaagatcaagttagagtcttttttgcaatcctagagtgccagagtcgagataattatgcgtaccttgatttatgagggttttgatGTATTTATAGTGGTGCAGGGTTAGCATCTACGCCTCGATTACAgagttctttccttctaggattAGAACTCCTTCCTTTCGAATACCTTCTATCAAGGCTAAACGTGCGATGTAAGAGTTCCTCTTACGCACGTTTTATGTGGAGAATAATGAAGGCCACATCAGCCCTAATTATATAGCGTGAACCCTTATTTAAGGCTTCTTGGAAACATTCCTGAAAGGGCGATCCCCGCATTGTATCCATCCATCCACTGTTGATCCGTCATCGTTGGCCATGTTGAATACTGTCAACTTTACGTAGTCATACCTACCAAGTCTGTCAAGATCACTTTactgatgatgctgaaaaaatctccagtaagctgcaagcactctccaaaccgaagcaacacctgcaaaaagaaaatagaagatttTAATAGAGGGCACtggtgtggtgtcggccaaaaaccctccgaaggacaagttagagtcttttttgcaaccctagagtgctagagtcgagataattatgcgtaccttgatttatgagggttttgatGTATTTATAGTGGTGCAGGGTTCGCATCCACATCTCGGTTACaaagttctttccttctaggattAGAACTCCTTCCTTTCGAATACCTTCTATCAAGGCTAAACGTACGATGCAAGAATTCCTCTTACGCACGTTTTATGTGGAGAATAATGAAGGCCACATCAGCCCTAATTATATAGCGTGAACCCTCTATTAAGACTTCTTGGAAACATTCCTGAAAGGGCGATCCCCGCATTGTATCCATCCGTCCACTGTTGATCCGTCATCGTTGGCCATGTTGAATACCATCAACTTTACGTAGTCATACCTACTAGGTAAGTCCGTCAAGATCACTTTTTATTCCCCTTCAATTCTCATAGTTTATACTTATCAAAAGAATATTATCTTATCGTTCACATATATGTATCACcttttcacaatatatatatatatatgtaaattataaACCGTATATAATTAAAGGGACAAACATGCTATGAGTATGAGAGAGAATATATGTATACAAACCTAATTATATATACAACCTAATTAAGGAGCTGAAGTTAGGTACATTGTAGAAGAGAACAAACCATATAGTGATCCAAAACTCCCTAGTCCAAGGTCAATGATGTATTTGTGCAAAATTAAAGAATTCAAGATATACAAATCCCGTAAGAAATCAAACTAGCCTCGCCTTCTTTGATAACTAGAcatgaatctctctctctctctctctctctctctcatttaaaaaaaaaacatgaatttcATTTTTAGGCGAAGACAAAGGTACCTAAACCACCATAAAGAGCAGGATTGCCACGTAACCTAAAGTCATTCacaaaacattattttttatttatttttttttttttagaagagacaAAACATGGTTTGAATTaaactttttctaaaacttCGGTGACGGCTTTCTTTGATGATAATCAAGTAAGTCTTCCATGGAGAGAGGGAAAATAAGTATTAGAGTTCCCTAGGTCCAATCCAAAAcaattaatgaataaaaaaagaacatataaagcttactttatattttttaacaacaaAAGAGGAGCGATCACTaaaaacatttctttaaattgctGGAAATGTGATTGGATCGAAACGAAAATaaagccttttttttaatttaaaaaaaaaaaagataattaagaTATATTTATGAAGTATAAGTAGGTATATATCTTAATTCCATTGATCATATAGGTTCCATGAAAGTGGCAAACTCTACAGTTTGGCGCAATCAGTTGGCTTGAAGGAGACCATCCTTGTTTCCAAGTCATACCCAATCAAAAAATTTGCTTGAACATTGCTGCCATACACTCCTGTGCCATCCTTAAAATCCAACTCAGTATTTGCAATATTTGTAATTGCAAAGCAATAATATTCATATTCTTTAACTGGTCGATTGAAAGTATGTATAGGCTTTAACTCCACATCTGCACCTACAAAATGGACAGTCAATATTGGTCCATTTTCATTAGTAATTTCAGTTCTATAGCAAAGCCGTGTTCCCAAAAGAGTGTCATTTTTAATGGGATCAATTGAAATCTGCTCCTTCACTTCCACCACTAAGCGATCATAAAAATCTGGTGGCAAAGTCAATGGTGGTGATCCTGAATCGATACAAATGTTGCCCTTAGAAACCTTACCTGAAGAGTTAAAGGGTACATATGTGTCTCCAACACTAATTCCTTCTAGTGTCACATAATATTGATCTCCACCTACAAATGGTGTTGAAACCACACCATCACCCACAACTTCACTGCCATTGCCAAAACTTATCTTGCTTGTAATACTAGGATCAGTACCATATGGCAACATGCAATAAGAAAACCTCTTGCTACCAATTTGTGAAACGAAGGACAAAGGCCCTGCTCCTAACCCAATGATTCCCATCCCAGGGCCTTCATAATGGAAGCTGCTTGTGTTGTGTGCACATCCAAAAGCAATGTCAAAGGAAACAGCTTGCCCTGAGGTagaattaatggtaactttttcTTTGGCCAAAACACCTTTGGTCAAACCAGAAACATATCCGTACTTGTAATTGCAAATATTTTGAGGAGAACAAGTGGTTTCATCCAATAGTATACGACATTCTTCTGATTGACAAGAAATTTCGCGGTATGTGGACGACCTTTTAGAATCGAACATGGGATGAATCTGTTTGAAGCAGGCATCACAAGGTAGACATTGTGTCCACACAAGGTTACTACCTGTATCGATAGAGCCATAGATGTCAACTGGTGGAGTGCCAATTGAGAACTTCATGAGATTGTCATTTCTGTCTGGTATTAATTGTGCTTGGGGAACATTATGAGCTTTAGCCAAAAGGACTATAACATAATATGAGAGAATAGAGGCAACAAGGAAGcatgaatgaaatttgacactgCTTGCCATTGAATTTCAGGCTTTGGGAGAGAGTCACAGAATGACACAATAATGGCCAACAAAGGCCTTTATTTACCCATACGATTAAACCAAACCCATAACAATTACCCTTTTTTAGCTTTATCAGTTACTGGAAAATTTCATATCCAcccaaattttcttcttcttaacaaaatttaaaacaaataacaaaaaaaagtgcaataatATCATAACATATCTCTTGTTCCTTGGAAAAATAGGTCATCAATCCTTATTTAATTCTTCCAAACTAAAAAACcttatttaagaataaatttttttacctaGGACCCTCAGTTCAGCATGAAAAAtcctccttttttattttatgaaaatagacataaaattttgtttggctTTGCAATTTATAAGGAActgcttttctttttaagacAAAGACAAGATTTTCTAAATAGTAGGATGCCACTTAACCAAAAGGCATTTCCAAAACatgatttgaatttaaacttttaaacCTTCTGTTCATCCAATTACTCTAccaaagagaggaaaaataCTTAAAGAGTTTTCTGGTGCTAAACGAgaataaatgaaaagaaaaagtatatataagGTCTAATGAGTCATATttggtgtgtgagtgtatttccTTATCTTATTCTCCTtcccctatgtgtgtgtgtgtgtgtgtgtttctcaaataaaaaaatatactcaGTGTTGTCAAGTCATCCCGCATCGGTAAGATGTGATATTGAGAAAGAGTTTATCACTTATTCTACAACACTAACTACTGCATGTAGTTTTGGTATTAGCGTGTAAAtgtattctcttatcttatCCTTCTTcccttatatatgtgtgtatgtgtgtgtgtgtgtttctcaaataattttaaaaaaaaaattcacttaaaTCTAAAAAGTTGATTTCCTAATCTCATTATATTAGAGTAAGAAATATTGTACCCTCTCTTCTCAACTCCTGTGGCTGCTGGAGCCCCTCCCacctcctccccccccccccccccccaaaatgacaaaaaaaatttggcaactTTACCCAATAAAATTTCACCTGCCCGCTAACAATATCATTGACCATTTTAAACAAATGCAAAATGcctataaaaaattactaataagaaaatctcaacaaaaaaaaaaattaaaaaaataacaagtcCAAGAAAGATTAGCCCAACCACAAATTCACCGAGagaaaaactaaagaaaatttaGCCTCGTCATTCAACCAATTGGACTGgccctttaaaaattttaaccaaaacCAATCTGATCTTACATAGCAAATTCCCAAAAACAttccatcaaaataaataattataaattaaaaaaaaaaacataaataagaaATTGAGCAAAGGCAGTTGTTGCTTTTGAGGAAGGCAGACCAACTAAGGAAGTAAGGTATGAGACATAACAAAGGCAGGGAATACGACACCACTTTAGGCACCAACCATCAAATCTAAGCAAAGCAACATGGTGTGtgtctatatgtgtgtgtgtgtgtgtgtgtgtacacacaCATTTAAGCAGAGGCAAAGCCTCTCTTTCTATTATTCTCTTTTTAATTAAGACTATCTttaacattctatttttttttttttaagtgaaatatTTTCTCGTCTTATGAGTTTGGACCCATAGTCTAggtctctttttatttatttatttaaataaatgacGCAATTAGTAATCACTCGTGTGACCATGCACTAGGTGAATATGAGTAATGAGTGgggttttttttgggtaatatatgtatatatgaattctataaaagtgattttttttttttaatctatctcttttaaatcttttcttaaaaaaaaaaaaaaaaactcttttatttgcTAAGTGATGAGGCTATACTATCTTTTCTGTTACAGACCCATTTGCTAggtgtcttcttcttcttctttttttttttttggtaaattgcaaattacacccttgAAGTTTGGGGTTGACTAAATTTTacactccaaaattttgaaaacttgattTCACACCCTGAAGTTTGATTCTATTAGCAATTCACCCTCACGGTTAATTTCTGTTGTTAAGTGACACATCATCATGccaatgtgttttatttttgacaaatcaGCCTCAAAACTATGTCATTTTAGTGATGACCAAGCAAAGAGATAGCATGCATCAAAACTACATAGTTTCAAAgctaaacttaaaacaaaaaccttCCCCTAAATGGCACTGTTTCAGCCAAAatcctaaaatctaaaaacaaaaactcaccACAAAAAACTATAAGTTCCAAGGttgatttgttaaaataaaacacatcagTATGTGTAGATTCAAGGAACTCTTCGTATATTCCAGATGTTCTTTGATAACAATGTGTAGA
This genomic interval carries:
- the LOC142619157 gene encoding aspartic proteinase CDR1-like, which produces MASSVKFHSCFLVASILSYYVIVLLAKAHNVPQAQLIPDRNDNLMKFSIGTPPVDIYGSIDTGSNLVWTQCLPCDACFKQIHPMFDSKRSSTYREISCQSEECRILLDETTCSPQNICNYKYGYVSGLTKGVLAKEKVTINSTSGQAVSFDIAFGCAHNTSSFHYEGPGMGIIGLGAGPLSFVSQIGSKRFSYCMLPYGTDPSITSKISFGNGSEVVGDGVVSTPFVGGDQYYVTLEGISVGDTYVPFNSSGKVSKGNICIDSGSPPLTLPPDFYDRLVVEVKEQISIDPIKNDTLLGTRLCYRTEITNENGPILTVHFVGADVELKPIHTFNRPVKEYEYYCFAITNIANTELDFKDGTGVYGSNVQANFLIGYDLETRMVSFKPTDCAKL